Sequence from the Ignavibacteria bacterium genome:
GGCATTCCCCGGCCGCTCGATCCCTTCCCTGCCGAAACGACGGTGTCGCCCGGTTGGCGCGCCAATCTGGAGCGCGCCGTCGCCGGCGAGATGGCCAATGTGCATCTTTATCGCTACCTTCTGCCCCCCATTCCAACAATTCTCTTTGAAAAATATTTACTCTCATCGGAGAAATTGTTGAGGAGAGTAAGCAGAACAATATCTTCAGCCGACCATCTGTGGGGAGATATACCCAAAGCTGAGAATTCACTCTGGATAAGGGGATTTTCGGAGTCGAGATACCCGTTAATTCCATCCGAATAAGCCTTAACCAAAACCTTCGCTTCGCTGTCAAGTTCATCGAAAAATGTTTTTGCCTTTGACGACAAATCAAGTTGTCTGAAAAATTTATCCGCTTCAACCGTTTTCTCACCGAGATATTCAGAAAGCCCCCCCAGGGCAATAAGTCTGTGATACTCCATTTCGAGCAGCCTGTCGCGTGCATGGAGGTATCCGAGCGCAAACAAAAGGTCTTTTCGACTTTTGCTTTTAACGAGGGGAATGCCGTATTCATTAGTTCTTATCTCTACATTATCAGTAAGTCCTTTTATTTCAATCGCACCTTCATACTTTGGAACGGATGTTCCGATGATGGACTTAAAAAAGAAGTAAATAACTACAGAGAGTATCAGGAGTGTAAGTGCCGGAGCAACAATATATTTAAGGAGTTTTTCCATTATCTCAAAATTGATTAATTATACCGAAATGAAGTTTACCGTCACTAAAACCTTCACCGGCCGCCAAAGCATAACTGACACTTAGCAATCCGATGCCGGTTTCAAAACTCATACCAAATCCATAGCCCGTCTTGAATGAACTTGTTTCCTCGATTTTCTTCTCTGCATTACCTTCCCGAAGGTAATATCCCGCATCGAAGAAAGCAAAAAGATATGATCTGCTCGAAGTAAGGAATCTGTATTCAAGATTAGACCAGGCAATTCTGTTCCCCCGAAACTGCTCTTCACGGTACCCTCTGAGTGATGAATTCCCACCAAGCCGGAAAAGATCACTCTCCTCAATAAGATCGCCCTGAACTTCTCTAACGCTTACACCAAGCGCTGCTATATTTCGATTGAACAATTCGAAATATGCATCGAAATCAAATACAATCTTTCTCAAATTCACCTGCAGTATCTGCCCGGGTGTTATGAATTCTTTGGGTCCTTGAATCTTCTTGTTGGAAAGTGAAAACCAGGAAAAGAAATTTATCCCACTAACAGGTGATATCGGATCATCCCGTGTATCGTATTTTATACCCACACCACCTGTCAGGATAGACGAATTGTAAACCGTGAAAACCGGAACTGCGAATAGAGTGGGGATTATCGATTGGGTCGCAAAAGACAGTGATATCGAGAAGTTGCTGCCGGTGTAATAATCAGCAGTCAGCTCGAGTATTCTGTCCACATAAAGTGTGTCCTGTTGCCTCTGATAGAGTCTCGGAGAGATATTCAGGGGTAAGCCAAGGAACCATGGTTCAAGATAGCGAAGATCGAGCTCCTGGGAATTCCTGTTCAACTGTTGCCATTTGAAACTGAAATTCCTTCCCGTACCGAAAAGATTTCGTAAATTAATGTTTACAAGACCCGTCAGATACCCCGATTCCTCATTTTGTCCGGGGGGCAGATAACCGATGACGCCGTCAAAATTGTTGGTGTTCGCTTCTTTTATGGTGATCCGAAGTACCCCTTCCTGTCGCTCGTTGAAATAAAATTCAGGTTGAGCCACGGGTTCGAAAAATCTTAAACGGTTAAGCTTTGCCGCAATAATTTTATTGTTTTCAGGCAGGTAGATGTCCCCTGCCCTGATATTTAACTCGCGAAGGATCACATCCGGTGAAGTCGAACTGTTACCTGAAATCTCAATCTTGTCAATAATCGCTTTTTTATTTGGTAAAATCGTCAAATTGACATCTGTATTGAGGGAAGTTGAGTCCTCTGATTTATAAACTGTTACAGAATTCACCTTGATCTGA
This genomic interval carries:
- a CDS encoding penicillin acylase family protein; translated protein: MEKLLKYIVAPALTLLILSVVIYFFFKSIIGTSVPKYEGAIEIKGLTDNVEIRTNEYGIPLVKSKSRKDLLFALGYLHARDRLLEMEYHRLIALGGLSEYLGEKTVEADKFFRQLDLSSKAKTFFDELDSEAKVLVKAYSDGINGYLDSENPLIQSEFSALGISPHRWSAEDIVLLTLLNNFSDESKYFSKRIVGMGGRR
- a CDS encoding BamA/TamA family outer membrane protein, whose protein sequence is MRWFKLVLIVVQIPLFGQNITSIEYRPAPPISEKEITAAVGISFPIKTSVFEIDTVLARISRKLNSSGYLSHIVDAKIEQIDSLSSRLAVTIDAGLRATIKKIKFLNSGTDTLVEGVRSLEFIEGSFYDERELELVFAEILQNLEKKGYPFAQIKVNSVTVYKSEDSTSLNTDVNLTILPNKKAIIDKIEISGNSSTSPDVILRELNIRAGDIYLPENNKIIAAKLNRLRFFEPVAQPEFYFNERQEGVLRITIKEANTNNFDGVIGYLPPGQNEESGYLTGLVNINLRNLFGTGRNFSFKWQQLNRNSQELDLRYLEPWFLGLPLNISPRLYQRQQDTLYVDRILELTADYYTGSNFSISLSFATQSIIPTLFAVPVFTVYNSSILTGGVGIKYDTRDDPISPVSGINFFSWFSLSNKKIQGPKEFITPGQILQVNLRKIVFDFDAYFELFNRNIAALGVSVREVQGDLIEESDLFRLGGNSSLRGYREEQFRGNRIAWSNLEYRFLTSSRSYLFAFFDAGYYLREGNAEKKIEETSSFKTGYGFGMSFETGIGLLSVSYALAAGEGFSDGKLHFGIINQF